The following coding sequences lie in one Xyrauchen texanus isolate HMW12.3.18 chromosome 25, RBS_HiC_50CHRs, whole genome shotgun sequence genomic window:
- the LOC127619357 gene encoding aquaporin-4-like: MGIREELRSRQFWQGVLAEILGSLVFVSAVLGSLVPGPDGVSPGPIYPALAAGMATVVLGYCFGEISGAQVNPAITVALLVTRKVDVFRAVVYLVAQCLGGILSAGLLYITLPLKSTAQNYINKVPVEMNAGQALGMEMLATFVLGFTVFSVEDQRRRECSEPGNLAIGFAVTTAIFIAGRFSGASLNPARSLGPAIILGYWEHHWVYWIGPILGAVLAGVSHEFIFAPSASRQKLVACLTCKDIEIVETASVSRSSLSTVTQSAMRNKQSNKLEHS; the protein is encoded by the exons ATGGGAATCAGAGAG gagctgAGGAGCCGTCAGTTTTGGCAGGGGGTTCTTGCAGAGATCCTGGGTTCCCTGGTCTTTGTGTCTGCCGTGTTGGGATCATTAGTTCCAGGACCGGACGGGGTCTCCCCAGGGCCCATCTACCCAGCTCTGGCTGCTGGTATGGCAACTGTGGTTCTGGGATATTGCTTTGGTGAAATCAGTGGGGCTCAG GTAAATCCTGCGATAACTGTGGCTCTTTTGGTGACACGGAAGGTGGATGTCTTTAGGGCTGTAGTTTATCTGGTTGCCCAGTGTTTGGGGGGCATCCTTTCAGCTGGGCTACTCTACATCACCCTGCCCCTGAAGTCCACTGCACAGAACTACATTAACAAG GTCCCAGTTGAAATGAATGCAGGCCAAGCTCTTGGGATGGAGATGCTTGCCACGTTTGTCCTGGGTTTCACTGTATTCTCAGTCGAAGATCAACGCAGGAGGGAATGCAGTGAACCCGGAAACTTGGCCATTGGGTTTGCCGTAACCACTGCAATCTTCATTGCT GGGAGATTTTCTGGCGCTAGCTTGAACCCAGCTCGTTCTCTTGGTCCTGCTATAATACTTGGATACTGGGAACACCACTGG GTGTACTGGATTGGGCCAATATTAGGCGCAGTTCTGGCTGGAGTATCTCATGAGTTTATTTTTGCACCCAGCGCATCTAGGCAGAAGTTGGTGGCTTGTTTGACCTGTAAGGACATTGAAATAGTGGAGACAGCCAGTGTGTCTCGATCTTCCCTGTCCACTGTCACACAGAGCGCCATGAGaaacaaacaaagcaacaaaCTGGAACACAGCTAA